A part of Salvelinus alpinus chromosome 23, SLU_Salpinus.1, whole genome shotgun sequence genomic DNA contains:
- the LOC139551383 gene encoding uncharacterized protein, translating into MADGSKQLTLQMADGSKQLTLQMADGSKQLALQMADGSKQLTLQMADGSKQMALQMADGSKQLTLQMADGSKQLTLQMADGSKQLTLQMADGSKQLTLQMADGSKQLALQMADGSKQLTLQMADGSKQLALQMADGSKQLTLQMADGSKQLTLQMADGYKQLTLQMADGSKQLTLQMADGSKQLTLQMADGSKQLTLQMADGSKQLTLQMDDGSKQLTLQMADGSKQLALQMADGSKQLALQMADGALQMADGYKQLALQMADGDLQMADGSKQLTLQMADGSKQLAPKPSRVIR; encoded by the coding sequence ATGGCTGATGGATCCAAACAGCTGACTCTACAGATGGCTGATGGATCCAAACAGCTGACTCTACAGATGGCTGATGGATCCAAACAGCTGGCTCTACAGATGGCTGATGGATCCAAACAGCTGACTCTACAGATGGCTGATGGATCCAAACAGATGGCTCTACAGATGGCGGATGGATCCAAACAGCTGACTCTACAGATGGCTGATGGATCCAAACAGCTGACTCTACAGATGGCTGATGGATCCAAACAGCTGACTCTACAGATGGCTGATGGATCCAAACAGCTGACTCTACAGATGGCTGATGGATCCAAACAGCTGGCTCTACAGATGGCTGATGGATCCAAACAGCTGACTCTACAGATGGCTGATGGATCCAAACAGCTGGCTCTACAGATGGCGGATGGATCCAAACAGCTGACTCTACAGATGGCTGATGGATCCAAACAGCTGACTCTACAGATGGCTGATGGATACAAACAGCTGACTCTACAGATGGCTGATGGATCCAAACAGCTGACTCTACAGATGGCGGATGGATCCAAACAGCTGACTCTACAGATGGCTGATGGATCCAAACAGCTGACTCTACAGATGGCTGATGGATCCAAACAGCTGACTCTACAGATGGATGATGGATCCAAACAGCTGACTCTACAGATGGCTGATGGATCCAAACAGCTGGCTCTACAGATGGCTGATGGATCCAAACAGCTGGCTCTACAGATGGCTGATGGAGCTCTACAGATGGCTGATGGATACAAACAGCTGGCTCTACAGATGGCTGATGGAGATCTACAGATGGCTGATGGATCCAAACAGCTGACTCTACAGATGGCTGATGGATCCAAACAGCTTGCTCCAAAGCCTTCTAGGGTCATACGCTAA